Proteins encoded together in one uncultured Desulfosarcina sp. window:
- the xrtK gene encoding exosortase K yields the protein MDITTNTNQVEMAAVHERLNRLLAAAAAVLIMLVLKRHYSLALAEDLLWILAPTARLTAWAGGVQPVWEAGVGYVDFGRGIVIAPACAGINFMIMAFGLAALLGLGRLRRLAGLLAWLVFSFAAAYLAALGVNTLRIVLSTALYRADIYSAWLTPDALHRVAGVWIYLGGLGLFFKGLQPIMNRFANRFEPECRSFDVIRSPWLPLGWYLLGAVGVPAVNRLFKAPPSDFGIHCLMVVAAAMVLWGGGLLVNVHIARYIATGMR from the coding sequence ATGGACATCACAACCAACACAAATCAAGTGGAGATGGCCGCCGTTCACGAACGCCTCAACCGTCTGCTGGCCGCAGCGGCGGCCGTCCTTATCATGCTGGTACTCAAGCGCCATTACAGTCTGGCCCTGGCCGAAGATCTGCTCTGGATTCTGGCCCCCACCGCCCGGCTGACCGCGTGGGCCGGCGGTGTGCAACCGGTGTGGGAAGCCGGTGTCGGGTACGTCGATTTCGGCCGGGGGATCGTCATCGCGCCGGCCTGCGCCGGGATCAATTTCATGATCATGGCCTTCGGACTGGCGGCTTTATTGGGGCTCGGACGGCTGCGACGCCTCGCCGGCCTGCTCGCCTGGCTGGTGTTTTCATTTGCCGCCGCCTATCTGGCCGCCCTGGGGGTCAACACCCTGCGCATCGTTCTCTCCACGGCGCTTTACCGGGCGGATATCTACTCGGCCTGGCTCACCCCGGATGCCCTGCACCGCGTTGCCGGCGTCTGGATCTATCTGGGCGGTCTGGGGTTGTTTTTTAAGGGACTGCAGCCCATAATGAACCGATTCGCAAACCGCTTCGAACCGGAATGCCGCTCTTTCGACGTTATCCGGTCCCCCTGGCTGCCCTTGGGGTGGTACTTACTCGGTGCCGTGGGAGTGCCGGCGGTTAATCGGCTCTTCAAAGCACCGCCGTCTGACTTCGGCATCCATTGTCTTATGGTGGTGGCGGCCGCCATGGTCCTGTGGGGCGGCGGTCTGCTGGTAAACGTTCACATTGCCCGGTACATTGCGACA